One Kribbella sp. NBC_00662 genomic region harbors:
- the yicI gene encoding alpha-xylosidase: MKFSDGYWQLRAGSTRLRPAEVESVQAGERELTVFAPAQRIERRGDTLNQPMFTVTFSSPSRGVIGVRIAHHLGALPARPSYRLNVDDDHPVKVEVGAAEARLTSGELSVVIALDGPWDVRFEQDGRPLTNSGARSVGLITDADGKHFVHEQLALGVGETIYGLGERFGAFVKNGQVVDSWNADGGTSSEQAYKNVPFYLSSKGYGVLVDSPARVSFEVGSEVTSRNQFSVEGQELGYYVFAGPTPKDVLRRYTALTGRPARVPAWSMGLWLSTSFTTDYTEETTSGFVDGMAARDLPLSVFHFDCFWMRQFHWCDFLWDPVAFPDPAGMVRRLKDRGLRVSLWINPYIAQRSVLFEEGRRLGYLVKRPDGSVWQWDMWQAGMAIVDFTNPDATAWFRSKLQALVDMGVDCFKTDFGERIPTDVVWYDGSDPERMHNYYAQLYNAAVFGLLEDNRGEGDAVLFARSATAGGQQFPVHWGGDCESTFEAMAESLRGGLSLAASGFGYWSHDIGGFEGLPDPAIFKRWVAFGLLSSHSRLHGSSSYRVPWALDEEAVDVLRKFTKLKLSLMPYLMTAAGEAHQDGVPMMRPMVVEFPDDPAVAYLDRQYMLGPDLLVAPVMNFDGEVSFYLPRGRWTSLLTGEVLSGPGWVQQTHAFDSLPLFVREGAVIPIGAVDDRPEYDWADGVELRWFAPAEGQTTVVELPDTDGGVAAVIELTLRDGEVDSRLVQGACERYTVTLSSTTSAAEKTV, translated from the coding sequence ATGAAGTTCAGCGACGGGTACTGGCAGCTCCGGGCGGGATCGACCCGGTTGCGGCCGGCCGAGGTCGAGAGCGTGCAGGCAGGGGAGCGGGAGCTGACCGTGTTCGCGCCGGCCCAGCGGATCGAGCGGCGCGGTGACACACTCAACCAGCCGATGTTCACGGTCACGTTCTCCTCGCCGTCGCGCGGGGTGATCGGGGTCCGGATCGCGCACCATCTCGGTGCACTGCCCGCCCGGCCGTCGTACCGGCTGAACGTCGACGACGATCACCCGGTGAAGGTGGAGGTCGGTGCCGCCGAGGCCCGGTTGACGTCGGGTGAGCTGAGCGTGGTGATCGCGCTCGACGGGCCCTGGGACGTGCGCTTCGAGCAGGACGGGAGGCCGCTGACCAACTCGGGGGCGCGGAGCGTCGGCCTGATTACCGATGCCGATGGCAAGCATTTCGTCCACGAGCAGCTGGCGCTCGGCGTCGGCGAGACGATCTACGGCTTGGGCGAGCGGTTCGGTGCGTTCGTGAAGAACGGTCAGGTCGTCGACAGCTGGAATGCCGACGGCGGTACGTCGAGCGAGCAGGCGTACAAGAACGTCCCGTTCTACCTGAGCAGCAAGGGGTACGGCGTACTCGTCGACAGCCCGGCCCGGGTCTCGTTCGAGGTCGGGTCGGAGGTCACCTCGCGCAACCAGTTCAGCGTCGAGGGCCAGGAGCTCGGGTACTACGTCTTCGCGGGCCCGACCCCGAAGGACGTGCTGCGACGCTACACCGCTCTGACCGGCCGGCCCGCGCGTGTGCCGGCGTGGTCGATGGGGCTGTGGCTGTCGACGTCGTTCACGACGGACTACACCGAGGAGACGACGAGCGGATTCGTCGACGGGATGGCAGCACGCGACCTGCCGCTCAGCGTGTTCCATTTCGACTGCTTCTGGATGCGGCAGTTCCACTGGTGCGACTTCCTGTGGGACCCGGTCGCGTTCCCGGATCCGGCCGGCATGGTCCGGCGGCTGAAGGATCGCGGTCTGCGCGTCAGCCTGTGGATCAACCCGTACATCGCGCAGCGCTCGGTGCTGTTCGAAGAGGGCCGCCGGCTCGGCTACCTGGTCAAGCGGCCGGACGGCTCGGTCTGGCAGTGGGACATGTGGCAGGCCGGTATGGCGATCGTCGACTTCACCAATCCGGACGCGACCGCGTGGTTCCGCTCGAAGCTGCAAGCCCTCGTCGATATGGGTGTCGACTGCTTCAAGACCGACTTCGGCGAGCGCATCCCGACCGATGTCGTCTGGTACGACGGTTCCGATCCGGAGCGGATGCACAACTACTACGCCCAGCTGTACAACGCGGCCGTGTTCGGTCTGCTGGAGGACAACCGAGGCGAGGGCGACGCGGTGCTGTTCGCGCGGTCCGCGACGGCCGGCGGTCAACAGTTCCCGGTGCACTGGGGTGGCGACTGCGAGTCGACGTTCGAGGCGATGGCCGAGTCGTTGCGCGGTGGGCTGTCGCTGGCTGCGTCGGGGTTCGGTTATTGGAGTCACGACATCGGCGGCTTCGAAGGCCTGCCTGATCCCGCGATCTTCAAGCGCTGGGTGGCGTTCGGGCTGCTCTCGTCGCATTCACGCTTGCACGGCTCGTCGTCGTACCGGGTGCCGTGGGCGCTCGACGAAGAGGCGGTCGACGTACTGCGGAAGTTCACGAAGCTGAAGCTCTCGCTGATGCCGTACCTGATGACGGCCGCGGGAGAGGCGCATCAGGACGGCGTGCCGATGATGCGGCCGATGGTGGTGGAGTTTCCCGACGATCCGGCGGTCGCCTATCTGGATCGCCAGTACATGCTCGGTCCCGATCTGCTGGTCGCGCCGGTGATGAACTTCGACGGTGAGGTCTCGTTCTACCTGCCACGTGGCCGCTGGACGTCCTTGCTGACCGGCGAGGTGCTGTCGGGTCCCGGATGGGTCCAGCAGACGCATGCCTTCGACAGCTTGCCCTTGTTCGTACGCGAGGGCGCGGTCATCCCGATCGGCGCGGTCGACGATCGTCCGGAGTACGACTGGGCCGACGGGGTCGAGCTGCGCTGGTTCGCACCGGCCGAAGGCCAGACGACCGTCGTCGAGCTGCCCGACACCGACGGGGGAGTAGCCGCCGTGATCGAGCTGACCCTGCGCGACGGCGAGGTCGACTCGCGCCTGGTCCAGGGCGCATGCGAGCGCTACACCGTCACACTCTCGAGTACGACGTCCGCCGCGGAGAAGACTGTATAA
- a CDS encoding response regulator transcription factor, whose translation MRVLMVEDELRLADTVHRGLTDSGFVVEMVHDGENAVWAATEHSYDVIVLDIMLPKLNGYRVLEMLRARGIWTPVLMLTAKDGEYDQTDAFDLGADDYLTKPFSFLVLVARLRALIRRGGPERPVVLTAGDLSLDVARRRVERDGREITLTPREYGLLEFLMRHRGDTVSKTEILSAVWDPAFDGDPNVVEVYVRYLRKKIDTPFARHAIETIRGMGYRLNPEGG comes from the coding sequence ATGCGAGTGCTGATGGTCGAGGACGAGCTGCGGCTCGCGGACACGGTCCACCGTGGACTGACCGACTCCGGGTTCGTCGTCGAGATGGTCCACGACGGCGAGAACGCGGTGTGGGCGGCGACCGAGCACAGCTACGACGTGATCGTGCTGGACATCATGCTGCCGAAGCTGAACGGCTACCGCGTTCTCGAGATGCTGCGGGCGCGCGGGATCTGGACGCCGGTGCTGATGCTGACCGCGAAGGACGGCGAGTACGACCAGACCGACGCGTTCGACCTCGGCGCGGACGACTACCTGACCAAGCCGTTCAGCTTCCTGGTCCTGGTCGCCCGGTTGCGGGCCCTGATCCGGCGCGGCGGACCGGAGCGGCCGGTGGTGCTGACGGCCGGCGATCTCTCGCTGGACGTGGCGCGGCGACGGGTCGAGCGCGATGGGCGGGAGATCACCCTGACGCCCCGCGAGTACGGCCTGCTCGAGTTCCTGATGCGGCACCGCGGCGACACGGTCAGCAAGACCGAGATCCTGTCCGCGGTCTGGGACCCCGCGTTCGACGGCGATCCGAACGTGGTCGAGGTCTATGTGCGGTACCTGCGCAAGAAGATCGACACCCCGTTCGCCCGGCACGCGATCGAGACGATCCGCGGCATGGGTTACCGGCTGAATCCCGAGGGCGGCTGA
- a CDS encoding sensor histidine kinase, with translation MVGQALRPVERIRSRVQGIGTRDLTERVPVPATRDEIARLAVTMNEMLDRLETGQATQRAFVADASHELRSPLATLTAALEVIEADTTGQAWRELRAVMQTETDRMRQLVEDLLLLAKADDTGIRMRQTDVDLDDLVAAEIQRLRSSMPELKVTGDVRPVRVVGDPARLSQVLRNLVDNAARAAHTSVHLTTAEGNGSAIITVEDDGDGIPEADRLRVFERFVRLDTSRSRASGGSGLGLSIAREITRAHHGTITLTSSSAGGTTATVTLPNIG, from the coding sequence ATGGTCGGGCAGGCGTTGCGGCCCGTCGAGCGGATCCGGTCCCGGGTGCAGGGCATCGGTACCCGTGACCTGACCGAGCGGGTCCCGGTGCCGGCGACCCGGGACGAGATCGCCCGGCTCGCCGTGACGATGAACGAGATGCTCGACCGGCTCGAGACCGGACAGGCGACGCAGCGGGCCTTCGTGGCAGACGCCAGTCACGAACTGCGGTCCCCGCTGGCGACGCTCACCGCTGCGCTGGAGGTGATCGAGGCGGACACCACCGGACAGGCCTGGCGCGAACTGCGTGCGGTGATGCAGACCGAGACCGACCGGATGCGGCAACTCGTCGAGGACCTGCTGCTGCTCGCCAAGGCCGACGACACCGGGATCCGGATGCGGCAGACCGATGTGGATCTCGACGACCTGGTCGCGGCCGAGATCCAGCGGTTGCGCAGCTCGATGCCCGAGCTGAAGGTGACCGGCGACGTCCGTCCGGTCCGGGTGGTCGGCGACCCGGCCCGGTTGAGTCAGGTACTGCGGAACCTCGTCGACAACGCCGCCCGCGCCGCGCACACGAGCGTCCATCTGACCACGGCCGAGGGGAACGGGTCGGCGATCATCACGGTGGAGGACGACGGCGACGGGATCCCCGAGGCGGACCGCCTGCGGGTCTTCGAACGCTTCGTCCGGCTCGACACCAGCCGCTCCCGGGCGAGCGGCGGCTCCGGGCTGGGCCTGTCCATCGCCCGCGAGATCACCCGCGCCCACCACGGCACGATCACGCTGACCTCGTCGAGCGCCGGAGGTACGACGGCCACCGTCACGCTACCGAACATCGGGTGA
- a CDS encoding DUF1918 domain-containing protein, which produces MVKAAAGDQVVVETSHLMAHRREGKIVEVHDPDGAPPYLVHWSDTDTESLFFPGPDAHIVHSNS; this is translated from the coding sequence GTGGTGAAAGCGGCAGCAGGAGACCAGGTTGTGGTCGAGACCAGCCATCTGATGGCACACCGGCGCGAGGGGAAGATCGTCGAGGTACACGATCCGGACGGCGCACCGCCGTACCTCGTGCACTGGAGCGACACCGACACCGAGTCGCTCTTCTTCCCGGGACCGGACGCGCACATCGTCCACAGCAACAGCTAG